Proteins encoded by one window of Tubulanus polymorphus chromosome 7, tnTubPoly1.2, whole genome shotgun sequence:
- the LOC141908265 gene encoding general transcription factor IIH subunit 2-like isoform X1, with amino-acid sequence MASTSAGIGEELGKFYRWETEYERTWEALKEGDDGSLQASIDEIVLRAKRKRLEERPNNVRLGMMRHMFLVLDMSNAMEDQDLKPNRLLSSLKLLETFVEEYFDQNPISQLGIIVTRSKRSEKLTELGGNPKRHIAALKTLQKKTCQGEPSLQNVLELASQTLKHMPSHTSREILIIMGSLTTCDPGDILQTIKSMKSANIQCSVIGLAAEVRVCKKLCHDTHGRYDVILDETHFKNLLLAHVIPAPSTTNTESSLIRMGFPHHQLNANMDQESPSLCMCHLDSKLSNGFSNVGYFCPQCKSKYCELPVECKACGLTLVSAPHLARSYHHLFPLPLFAELKTEQFDQNCLYCYSCQQELNKTSVFQCGKCTKIFCTDCDMFIHESLHSCPGCSSSRATQNQELVPTVVI; translated from the exons ATGGCTTCCACCAGTGCCGGTATTGGCGAAGAACTGGGTAAATTCTATCGCTGGGAGACGGAATACGAACGAACCTG GGAAGCATTAAAGGAAGGGGATGATGGGTCGTTACAAGCGAGCATCGATGAAATCGTGCTACGAGCTAAACGTAAGAGGCTGGAAGAAAGACCGAATAATGTTCGACTCGGAATG ATGAGACACATGTTTCTTGTATTAGACATGTCGAATGCGATGGAAGACCAAGATCTGAAACCGAACCGACTCCTTTCATCTCTGAAG TTATTGGAAACATTCGTCGAGGAATATTTCGATCAAAATCCGATCAGTCAACTGGGAATTATTGTCACGCGGAGTAAACGATCGGAGAAACTGACGGAACTCGGCGGTAACCCGAAGAGACACATAGCGGCGCTTAAGACTCTACAGAAAAAAACATGTCAAGGCGAACCGTCTTTGCAAAACGTCCTCGAACTTGCTTCGCAAACTTTAAA acaCATGCCCAGTCACACTAGCCGCGAAATCCTCATAATTATGGGTTCACTGACGACCTGCGACCCCGGTGATATTTTACAGACAATTAAG AGTATGAAAAGCGctaatattcaatgttctgtAATTGGTTTAGCAGCTGAAGTACGAGTTTGTAAGAAACTGTGCCATGACACGCATG GAAGATATGATGTGATATTGGATGAAACTCATTTTAAGAATCTATTATTGGCGCATGTGATACCAGCACCATCTACG ACTAACACAGAATCATCGCTAATACGTATGG GATTTCCTCATCATCAGTTGAATGCAAACATGGATCAGGAAAGCCCTTCTCTGTGcatgtg TCATTTAGACAGTAAATTGAGCAACGGATTCAGCAATGTCGGTTACTTTTGTCCTCAATGCAAAAGTAAATACTGCGAACTACCGGTTGAATGCAAAGCGTGTG GCTTAACGCTTGTATCGGCTCCGCATTTAGCTCGATCTTATCATCATCTGTTTCCTCTTCCGTTGTTTGCCGAACTCAAAACCGAGCAGTTCGACCAGAATTGTCTGTATTGCTACAGTTGCCAACAAGAACTGAATAAAACTAGC gtTTTTCAATGTGGAAAGTGTACGAAGATTTTCTGTACCGATTGTGATATGTTTATTCACGAGTCGTTGCATTCCTGCCCGGGCTGTTCTAGTTCCAGAGCGACGCAAAATCAGGAATTAGTTCCAACTGTCGTCATATAG
- the LOC141908265 gene encoding general transcription factor IIH subunit 2-like isoform X2 — translation MASTSAGIGEELGKFYRWETEYERTWEALKEGDDGSLQASIDEIVLRAKRKRLEERPNNVRLGMMRHMFLVLDMSNAMEDQDLKPNRLLSSLKLLETFVEEYFDQNPISQLGIIVTRSKRSEKLTELGGNPKRHIAALKTLQKKTCQGEPSLQNVLELASQTLKHMPSHTSREILIIMGSLTTCDPGDILQTIKSMKSANIQCSVIGLAAEVRVCKKLCHDTHGRYDVILDETHFKNLLLAHVIPAPSTTNTESSLIRMGFPHHQLNANMDQESPSLCMCHLDSKLSNGFSNVGYFCPQCKSKYCELPVECKACGKLNACIGSAFSSILSSSVSSSVVCRTQNRAVRPELSVLLQLPTRTE, via the exons ATGGCTTCCACCAGTGCCGGTATTGGCGAAGAACTGGGTAAATTCTATCGCTGGGAGACGGAATACGAACGAACCTG GGAAGCATTAAAGGAAGGGGATGATGGGTCGTTACAAGCGAGCATCGATGAAATCGTGCTACGAGCTAAACGTAAGAGGCTGGAAGAAAGACCGAATAATGTTCGACTCGGAATG ATGAGACACATGTTTCTTGTATTAGACATGTCGAATGCGATGGAAGACCAAGATCTGAAACCGAACCGACTCCTTTCATCTCTGAAG TTATTGGAAACATTCGTCGAGGAATATTTCGATCAAAATCCGATCAGTCAACTGGGAATTATTGTCACGCGGAGTAAACGATCGGAGAAACTGACGGAACTCGGCGGTAACCCGAAGAGACACATAGCGGCGCTTAAGACTCTACAGAAAAAAACATGTCAAGGCGAACCGTCTTTGCAAAACGTCCTCGAACTTGCTTCGCAAACTTTAAA acaCATGCCCAGTCACACTAGCCGCGAAATCCTCATAATTATGGGTTCACTGACGACCTGCGACCCCGGTGATATTTTACAGACAATTAAG AGTATGAAAAGCGctaatattcaatgttctgtAATTGGTTTAGCAGCTGAAGTACGAGTTTGTAAGAAACTGTGCCATGACACGCATG GAAGATATGATGTGATATTGGATGAAACTCATTTTAAGAATCTATTATTGGCGCATGTGATACCAGCACCATCTACG ACTAACACAGAATCATCGCTAATACGTATGG GATTTCCTCATCATCAGTTGAATGCAAACATGGATCAGGAAAGCCCTTCTCTGTGcatgtg TCATTTAGACAGTAAATTGAGCAACGGATTCAGCAATGTCGGTTACTTTTGTCCTCAATGCAAAAGTAAATACTGCGAACTACCGGTTGAATGCAAAGCGTGTGGTAA GCTTAACGCTTGTATCGGCTCCGCATTTAGCTCGATCTTATCATCATCTGTTTCCTCTTCCGTTGTTTGCCGAACTCAAAACCGAGCAGTTCGACCAGAATTGTCTGTATTGCTACAGTTGCCAACAAGAACTGAATAA